A single genomic interval of Armigeres subalbatus isolate Guangzhou_Male chromosome 1, GZ_Asu_2, whole genome shotgun sequence harbors:
- the LOC134217676 gene encoding polyserase-2-like isoform X1, with the protein MVHSRTAWCGIIALLTISSGKCDDDFWSENDNSFVPTPPSDYASRVNLEDCYERFYKEKRFLINGSPFVLNGEPVALGEYSSFVAIGWTRSSSKTDYLCGGVLITLKHALTAAHCAVDANQKSPDTVRLGEVDLSSSAEDHNAQQIAIKRFVRHPDYRISRSYHDIALIELERSAEPGPFVCSACLYTEQKLNFDHLTVMGFGATNFGSASSPVLLKADLSLLEEADCKAQFPANRKIAEGIKSSQFCAAAPDKDACSGDSGGPILIDLVDPSREKKIPFVAGIVSTGTGCSDGSMGLYTRVASYIDWIEAVTGVSFDYENCTRHTECERYYDRATSAIMVPQFYIATHVYLKNDRNGESNCGGTLIDYRHVVTSADCAMGQNKPTFILHRRGHVNITKITIHPEAHKEEHNLAILELDMYLNTNKTFFSAAPACLPKEPAAPLPRLSVSVVDPHSKQQLVMHAMVSQETNCAEQFICTKNNEDLAPESCAVQPGASVTSIRSFNDEVQFIYGVNTESSSCAGRDVQLKAVSIARHRSWIESVVLNHKVQARIPEEAPMQQEYFERPCTACHY; encoded by the exons ATGGTCCATAGCAGAACCGCATGGTGTGGTATTATAGCTCTGTTAACAATTAGCAGTGGAAAGTGCGACGATGATTTTTGGAGCGAGAATGACAATTCATTCGTGCCGACTCCACCAAGTGATTATGCCTCCCGAGTGAACCTGGAAG ATTGTTATGAGCGGTTCTACAAAGAGAAGCGTTTCCTTATCAACGGTAGCCCATTTGTACTCAATGGAGAGCCAGTTGCGTTGGGAGAGTACAGTTCTTTC GTTGCCATTGGGTGGACTCGCAGCTCATCAAAAACCGATTACCTATGCGGAGGAGTGCTGATCACGCTGAAACACGCTCTGACGGCTGCTCACTGCGCCGTAGACGCCAACCAAAAGAGTCCAGACACGGTTCGACTCGGGGAAGTTGATTTATCCAGCTCGGCCGAAGACCATAATGCACAACAGATCGCTATCAAACGGTTTGTCAGGCATCCCGATTACAGGATATCGCGATCCTATCATGATATTGCCCTAATCGAACTGGAACGAAGTGCTGAGCCTGGACCGTTCGTCTGTTCGGCTTGCCTTTATACCgaacaaaaattgaattttgaccATTTGACGGTGATGGGATTTGGTGCCACAAACTTCGGTTCTGCTTCAAGCCCAGTACTGCTTAAGGCGGATCTTTCTTTGCTTGAAGAAGCAGATTGCAAAGCACAGTTCCCGGCTAATCGCAAGATAGCGGAAGGCATAAAGTCAAGTCAATTCTGTGCGGCTGCACCCGATAAGGATGCTTGTTCCGGTGATTCTGGAGGGCCGATATTGATTGATTTAGTAGATCCATCTAGGGAGAAGAAAATCCCGTTCGTTGCCGGTATCGTGTCTACCGGGACAGGTTGCAGCGATGGATCCATGGGTTTGTACACTCGAGTGGCATCTTATATCGATTGGATCGAGGCTGTCACTGGAGTATCGTTTGATTATGAAAATTGTACTCGACATACAGAGTGTGAGAGATACTATGATAGAGCTACAAGCGCAATTATGGTACCACAGTTTTATATCGCCACTCACGTCTATTTGAAGAACGACAGAAACGGCGAATCCAACTGTGGAGGAACGCTGATAGACTACCGGCACGTCGTCACCTCAGCCGATTGTGCCATGGGACAAAACAAGCCAACATTCATACTGCACCGGAGAGGTCATGTCAATATCACAAAAATTACAATTCACCCCGAAGCTCACAAGGAAGAACACAATTTGGCTATTCTTGAATTGGACATGTATCTCAATacaaacaaaacttttttttcggccGCCCCTGCCTGTTTGCCGAAGGAACCAGCCGCTCCACTTCCGCGACTTTCCGTGTCAGTCGTTGATCCACATTCCAAGCAGCAACTGGTCATGCACGCAATGGTATCCCAGGAAACAAATTGCGCCGAACAATTTATATGCACAAAGAATAACGAAGATCTGGCTCCCGAAAGCTGTGCG GTGCAACCCGGAGCATCCGTTACGAGCATTCGCTCGTTCAATGATGAAGTACAATTCATATATGGCGTTAATACGGAGAGTTCCAGCTGCGCAGGCCGAGATGTACAGCTGAAAGCCGTTTCAATTGCTCGGCATCGCTCCTGGATCGAGTCAGTAGTTCTGAATCACAAAG TACAGGCGAGAATACCTGAGGAAGCTCCCATGCAACAGGAATACTTCGAACGTCCTTGCACTGCTTGCCACTACTAG
- the LOC134217676 gene encoding urokinase-type plasminogen activator-like isoform X2, whose translation MVHSRTAWCGIIALLTISSGKCDDDFWSENDNSFVPTPPSDYASRVNLEDCYERFYKEKRFLINGSPFVLNGEPVALGEYSSFVAIGWTRSSSKTDYLCGGVLITLKHALTAAHCAVDANQKSPDTVRLGEVDLSSSAEDHNAQQIAIKRFVRHPDYRISRSYHDIALIELERSAEPGPFVCSACLYTEQKLNFDHLTVMGFGATNFGSASSPVLLKADLSLLEEADCKAQFPANRKIAEGIKSSQFCAAAPDKDACSGDSGGPILIDLVDPSREKKIPFVAGIVSTGTGCSDGSMGLYTRVASYIDWIEAVTGVSFDYENCTRHTECERYYDRATSAIMVPQFYIATHVYLKNDRNGESNCGGTLIDYRHVVTSADCAMGQNKPTFILHRRGHVNITKITIHPEAHKEEHNLAILELDMYLNTNKTFFSAAPACLPKEPAAPLPRLSVSVVDPHSKQQLVMHAMVSQETNCAEQFICTKNNEDLAPESCAVQPGASVTSIRSFNDEVQFIYGVNTESSSCAGRDVQLKAVSIARHRSWIESVVLNHKGENT comes from the exons ATGGTCCATAGCAGAACCGCATGGTGTGGTATTATAGCTCTGTTAACAATTAGCAGTGGAAAGTGCGACGATGATTTTTGGAGCGAGAATGACAATTCATTCGTGCCGACTCCACCAAGTGATTATGCCTCCCGAGTGAACCTGGAAG ATTGTTATGAGCGGTTCTACAAAGAGAAGCGTTTCCTTATCAACGGTAGCCCATTTGTACTCAATGGAGAGCCAGTTGCGTTGGGAGAGTACAGTTCTTTC GTTGCCATTGGGTGGACTCGCAGCTCATCAAAAACCGATTACCTATGCGGAGGAGTGCTGATCACGCTGAAACACGCTCTGACGGCTGCTCACTGCGCCGTAGACGCCAACCAAAAGAGTCCAGACACGGTTCGACTCGGGGAAGTTGATTTATCCAGCTCGGCCGAAGACCATAATGCACAACAGATCGCTATCAAACGGTTTGTCAGGCATCCCGATTACAGGATATCGCGATCCTATCATGATATTGCCCTAATCGAACTGGAACGAAGTGCTGAGCCTGGACCGTTCGTCTGTTCGGCTTGCCTTTATACCgaacaaaaattgaattttgaccATTTGACGGTGATGGGATTTGGTGCCACAAACTTCGGTTCTGCTTCAAGCCCAGTACTGCTTAAGGCGGATCTTTCTTTGCTTGAAGAAGCAGATTGCAAAGCACAGTTCCCGGCTAATCGCAAGATAGCGGAAGGCATAAAGTCAAGTCAATTCTGTGCGGCTGCACCCGATAAGGATGCTTGTTCCGGTGATTCTGGAGGGCCGATATTGATTGATTTAGTAGATCCATCTAGGGAGAAGAAAATCCCGTTCGTTGCCGGTATCGTGTCTACCGGGACAGGTTGCAGCGATGGATCCATGGGTTTGTACACTCGAGTGGCATCTTATATCGATTGGATCGAGGCTGTCACTGGAGTATCGTTTGATTATGAAAATTGTACTCGACATACAGAGTGTGAGAGATACTATGATAGAGCTACAAGCGCAATTATGGTACCACAGTTTTATATCGCCACTCACGTCTATTTGAAGAACGACAGAAACGGCGAATCCAACTGTGGAGGAACGCTGATAGACTACCGGCACGTCGTCACCTCAGCCGATTGTGCCATGGGACAAAACAAGCCAACATTCATACTGCACCGGAGAGGTCATGTCAATATCACAAAAATTACAATTCACCCCGAAGCTCACAAGGAAGAACACAATTTGGCTATTCTTGAATTGGACATGTATCTCAATacaaacaaaacttttttttcggccGCCCCTGCCTGTTTGCCGAAGGAACCAGCCGCTCCACTTCCGCGACTTTCCGTGTCAGTCGTTGATCCACATTCCAAGCAGCAACTGGTCATGCACGCAATGGTATCCCAGGAAACAAATTGCGCCGAACAATTTATATGCACAAAGAATAACGAAGATCTGGCTCCCGAAAGCTGTGCG GTGCAACCCGGAGCATCCGTTACGAGCATTCGCTCGTTCAATGATGAAGTACAATTCATATATGGCGTTAATACGGAGAGTTCCAGCTGCGCAGGCCGAGATGTACAGCTGAAAGCCGTTTCAATTGCTCGGCATCGCTCCTGGATCGAGTCAGTAGTTCTGAATCACAAAG GCGAGAATACCTGA